ATCCGATAGAGTACGAAGGAACGTATCCACTGCCTGAAGCACAGCTCGATCGCTTTTTGTTGAAGATGAAAATGGGCTACCCTGAAGTAGATGAAGAGATAGAAGTTCTAAATAGGGCACAAAAGGTCCCGCCAATTGAAGACCTGTATTCAGTCATTGACCTTGAAGGTTTAATAGCACTGCAAAAAGAAATAAAAGAGGTTTACGTGGATGAAACGATAAAGCGCTATATAGTGGATATCGTTAACCAGACTAGACGCTTTCCTGGGGTCTACCTTGGTGCCAGTCCAAGGGGATCAATCGCTTTGATGAAAGCGGCACAAGCCTATGCCTTCATGTATGGCCGTGACTTTTGTCTTCCAGATGATATCCAGTATTTAGCACCATTTGTACTATCACATCGAATTATTTTGAAATCAGAAGCAAAGTTTGAAGGAATTACAGCAGAAGAAATTGTCAACCGAGTGATTATGAGATTACCTGTTCCTGTTCAAAGGCTTGTGAAGTAACCATGAAGAAATTGTGGATTCCATTCAAAAAAGTATGGAAGTTTGTTGTCTTACTATTTTTGATATTGCTTACTTTTTCATATGCGATGTTTCAGGGGGGATTTGTAAGCTGGTTCTTATTTTATAGTTTCTTACCTTTTGCGCTCTATTGTGTGGGCCTATCATTCTATTCTCTGGATGAGCTGGAAATTACGCGTGAAATACCAAAAACAGACTTTAATGCGGGTGAGTCTTTAAAAGTTACTGTAAATGTGAAGAGAAACTCTATCTTCCCTATCTTCTATTTGCTTATTGAAGATAAATTATCAGATACACTTACTCATTCTTATCATAAAAAGAAAGCCAAGGCACTAGTATTACCTGGTTTTAAGAAGGTATTTACCTATGAATATATTATTGATAATTTGCCGAGAGGGGAGCATATATTCGACAGCTTTATCGTTCGAACAGGTGACCTTCTTGGATTAGTTGAAAAGGAAAAAGCTCATTATGCAGAAAGTAAAGTCATCGCCTATCCAGCCTATACGGAGTTGGTTTACCGCCCATTTGAGACACATTTCGATCAAGGGATGACCGCATCACGAGAACGGGTCCAGCGTGATACCACGCTTGCGATAGGGGTAAGGGATTACCAGCCTGGGGACCGCTTCTCATGGATAAACTGGAAAGCCTCTGCAAAACGGAACGAAATCATGACGAAGGAATTTGAACAACGCCAAT
This Neobacillus sp. YX16 DNA region includes the following protein-coding sequences:
- a CDS encoding MoxR family ATPase codes for the protein MAREQMNPTIEKILINIEKVMIGKRNVAELSLIALLAGGHVLLEDVPGVGKTMMVRALAKSVNANFRRIQFTPDLLPSDVTGISIYNPKEMEFEFRPGPLMGNIILADEINRTSPKTQSALLEGMEEASVTIDGVTHRLQKPFFVMATQNPIEYEGTYPLPEAQLDRFLLKMKMGYPEVDEEIEVLNRAQKVPPIEDLYSVIDLEGLIALQKEIKEVYVDETIKRYIVDIVNQTRRFPGVYLGASPRGSIALMKAAQAYAFMYGRDFCLPDDIQYLAPFVLSHRIILKSEAKFEGITAEEIVNRVIMRLPVPVQRLVK
- a CDS encoding DUF58 domain-containing protein, which encodes MKKLWIPFKKVWKFVVLLFLILLTFSYAMFQGGFVSWFLFYSFLPFALYCVGLSFYSLDELEITREIPKTDFNAGESLKVTVNVKRNSIFPIFYLLIEDKLSDTLTHSYHKKKAKALVLPGFKKVFTYEYIIDNLPRGEHIFDSFIVRTGDLLGLVEKEKAHYAESKVIAYPAYTELVYRPFETHFDQGMTASRERVQRDTTLAIGVRDYQPGDRFSWINWKASAKRNEIMTKEFEQRQSHDVFVVMDCSPDMHFEGVVSFTASLLRAVLKKGAQTGLLTISRERASFPIRGGEDQLHQLFYHLARIEAKSSSSFEKVLETEGMFVQQTVSFLLVTAQLTKPLIEKAGFLGQRKGKITLFLIKGEKEAPTQSERSLIALANARNVRVLMVHEGEFASAFSEVNLR